From one Streptomyces sp. R41 genomic stretch:
- a CDS encoding ABC transporter permease, with product MTTVSHAAPPAGPGLVHDVQVLAERDFRRSFSRGALVGTVVQPLMFFGIFYATFSRMLDAKGIDYGRFVTPTLVVQALMFVAIASAMSLAADRGSGLFNRLRTMPIGSSALGTARLLVVAAEALTSTVVISLVAHLAGFRFDAGPAAAVGFLLVAMAFTVALAAATATLGLTLRSQEALAAALYLPYLPLLVVSTGFVPASLFPGWLQPIVRASPVSAVVDALRALSTGTPSAGEVVPAVLWCLGLTLLFGWTTARAFRKVTQ from the coding sequence ATGACGACGGTCTCGCATGCCGCTCCGCCTGCCGGTCCCGGCCTCGTTCACGACGTACAGGTGCTCGCCGAGCGCGACTTCCGGCGCTCCTTCAGCAGGGGCGCGCTCGTCGGCACCGTGGTCCAGCCGCTGATGTTCTTCGGCATCTTCTACGCGACGTTCAGCCGGATGCTGGACGCCAAGGGCATCGACTACGGCCGTTTCGTCACACCGACCCTGGTCGTCCAGGCCCTGATGTTCGTGGCGATCGCGTCCGCGATGTCACTCGCGGCGGACCGCGGCAGCGGGCTGTTCAACCGGCTGCGCACCATGCCCATCGGCAGTTCCGCGCTGGGCACGGCCCGGCTGCTGGTCGTGGCCGCCGAGGCGCTGACGTCGACGGTCGTGATCAGTCTGGTGGCCCATCTCGCCGGTTTCCGGTTCGACGCCGGACCGGCCGCCGCCGTCGGGTTCCTGCTCGTGGCGATGGCCTTCACGGTGGCGCTGGCAGCCGCCACGGCCACCCTCGGTCTGACCCTGCGCAGCCAGGAGGCGCTGGCGGCCGCCCTCTATCTGCCGTATCTGCCCCTGCTGGTGGTCTCCACCGGCTTCGTCCCGGCCTCCCTGTTCCCAGGCTGGCTGCAGCCCATTGTGCGTGCCTCGCCCGTGTCCGCGGTGGTGGACGCCCTGCGGGCGCTGTCCACCGGCACCCCCTCGGCCGGCGAAGTCGTACCGGCCGTGCTGTGGTGCCTGGGGCTGACCCTGCTCTTCGGATGGACCACCGCTCGCGCATTCCGGAAGGTGACCCAGTGA
- a CDS encoding FAD-dependent monooxygenase yields MRETPPTGMPGGRRVLIAGCGITGPVLAMFLRQCGFEPVLYESRPEPGDHAGAFLNLGPNGRAVLETLGIADEVLRYGAVTTRLVFANHRNKTIGSNPERTTVIKRGLLNKGLREAAQQAGIPVEFGKRVTGVNTEGPDGVTVRFTDGSTAEGRLLIGSDGINSATRAAVFSEAPRPRFTQGIGSGGFARTTALGRPDGVLRMMFGLRGFFGHQVLPDGEVYWFENHTETREPARGWAESITDAQWRDQLLQRHVGDHQVVGEILKATDGPIGRWPLYDLPSVPTWHRGNVCLIGDAAHAISPHMGQGAALGLEDAVVLAKCLRDLPEPRSAFAAFERIRRARVEGLIRQARRTGGHMTPAGPVGRALRDLMLPFFLRLSLKNAESVYGYRVDWSSPVTAAAR; encoded by the coding sequence ATGCGTGAAACACCCCCCACAGGCATGCCCGGCGGACGGCGCGTGCTCATCGCCGGTTGCGGCATCACGGGCCCGGTGCTCGCGATGTTCCTCCGCCAGTGCGGCTTCGAACCCGTACTGTACGAGTCCCGGCCCGAACCCGGCGACCACGCCGGCGCCTTCCTCAACCTCGGTCCCAACGGCAGGGCCGTCCTGGAGACCCTCGGCATCGCCGACGAGGTGCTCCGGTACGGCGCCGTGACCACCCGGCTGGTCTTCGCCAACCACCGCAACAAGACCATCGGCAGCAATCCGGAGCGCACCACCGTCATCAAACGCGGCCTGCTCAACAAGGGCCTGCGGGAAGCCGCCCAACAGGCTGGAATACCCGTGGAGTTCGGCAAGCGGGTGACCGGCGTGAACACCGAAGGACCGGACGGGGTGACCGTCCGCTTCACCGACGGCTCCACCGCCGAGGGCCGGCTGCTCATCGGCAGCGACGGCATCAACTCCGCCACCCGCGCCGCGGTGTTCTCCGAGGCCCCCCGCCCGAGGTTCACCCAGGGCATCGGCTCCGGCGGCTTCGCGCGGACCACCGCCCTGGGGCGACCGGACGGCGTCCTGCGGATGATGTTCGGACTGCGCGGCTTCTTCGGCCACCAGGTGCTGCCGGACGGCGAGGTCTACTGGTTCGAGAACCACACCGAGACCCGGGAACCCGCCCGTGGCTGGGCCGAGTCGATCACCGACGCACAGTGGCGCGACCAATTGCTGCAGCGCCACGTGGGCGACCACCAGGTCGTCGGCGAGATCCTCAAGGCCACCGACGGGCCGATCGGCCGCTGGCCGCTGTACGACCTCCCGTCCGTCCCCACCTGGCACCGCGGCAACGTCTGCCTGATCGGCGACGCGGCGCACGCCATCTCGCCGCACATGGGCCAGGGCGCGGCACTCGGTCTGGAGGACGCCGTCGTCCTCGCCAAGTGCCTGCGCGACCTGCCCGAACCCCGGTCGGCCTTCGCGGCGTTCGAGCGCATACGCCGCGCTCGGGTGGAGGGGCTGATCCGCCAGGCGCGCCGCACCGGCGGCCACATGACTCCCGCGGGCCCCGTCGGCCGTGCGCTGCGCGACCTGATGCTGCCCTTCTTCCTCAGGCTCAGCCTCAAGAACGCCGAATCCGTCTACGGCTACCGCGTCGACTGGTCCTCCCCGGTCACCGCGGCGGCCCGGTGA
- a CDS encoding condensation domain-containing protein, with protein sequence MGSIEEREIEPSVGQRLLWFLDRYRGHDGALNCPMMCRIRGPLDIAVLRGALDTVIDRHESLRSVFTGGGRGLRQVVRGSEPVDIQVYDLSREPDPEGALNTAVATELATRIDASGGTIRTTLWRVAPSDHVLCLNIHHLVTDSWSCGIVFQDLCAVLERSSGATTELADPGWQFGEFADWQRRALDGGELRGQQAYWRDRLAGLTLPPLPTREAPTERRTALVRTGLDAATVSGLREVARGGGSTLFTALLTLYYAVLHRTTGRTDLAVASLYANRTRPEVRRTVGFLANMVVLRTRIDPRAGFLDAVRATHETVVGGFLNQGVPYQLLPLREAQSAGGRADDIVFQMLAEPVYSTTAGGLDLEVLVPDGVGSRFELELVMVPHEEGFHVLLFYNEGRLDEKFAREFAERYVAAAELVSKDAALSISRVC encoded by the coding sequence GTGGGCAGCATAGAAGAGCGAGAGATCGAGCCTTCCGTGGGGCAGCGGCTGCTGTGGTTCCTCGACCGTTATCGAGGGCACGACGGCGCGCTGAACTGCCCGATGATGTGCCGTATTCGCGGGCCGTTGGACATTGCCGTTCTGCGAGGCGCACTGGATACCGTGATCGACCGCCATGAATCACTCCGCTCGGTATTCACGGGCGGCGGCCGGGGATTGCGGCAAGTCGTACGGGGATCGGAACCCGTTGACATTCAGGTGTACGACCTGTCCCGGGAACCGGACCCGGAAGGCGCGCTGAACACCGCCGTCGCGACCGAACTCGCCACCCGTATCGACGCCTCGGGGGGCACGATCCGCACCACGCTGTGGCGGGTCGCCCCGTCCGACCATGTCCTCTGCCTCAACATCCATCACCTGGTCACCGACTCCTGGTCCTGCGGCATCGTCTTCCAGGACCTGTGCGCCGTACTGGAGAGGTCGTCCGGCGCCACCACCGAACTTGCCGACCCGGGCTGGCAGTTCGGGGAGTTCGCCGACTGGCAGCGCCGGGCGCTGGACGGCGGCGAACTGCGCGGCCAGCAGGCGTACTGGCGCGACCGGCTCGCCGGCCTCACTCTGCCACCGCTGCCGACCCGCGAGGCACCCACCGAGCGGCGTACCGCGCTGGTGCGCACCGGACTCGACGCGGCGACCGTCAGCGGACTGCGCGAGGTCGCGCGCGGCGGCGGGAGCACCCTCTTCACGGCGCTGCTCACCCTGTACTACGCCGTGCTGCACCGCACCACGGGCCGCACCGACCTCGCGGTCGCCTCCCTGTACGCGAACCGGACGCGCCCGGAGGTCCGCAGGACCGTCGGGTTCCTCGCCAACATGGTGGTGCTGCGCACCCGGATCGATCCACGCGCGGGCTTCCTCGACGCGGTGCGCGCCACGCACGAGACCGTGGTCGGCGGATTCCTGAACCAGGGAGTCCCCTACCAGCTGCTGCCGCTGCGCGAGGCGCAGAGCGCCGGCGGGCGTGCCGACGACATCGTCTTCCAGATGCTGGCGGAACCGGTCTACAGCACCACCGCGGGCGGCCTGGACCTGGAGGTTCTGGTGCCCGACGGAGTGGGCAGCAGATTCGAGCTCGAACTCGTCATGGTGCCCCACGAAGAGGGATTCCACGTCCTGCTCTTCTACAACGAGGGGCGGCTCGACGAAAAGTTCGCCAGGGAATTCGCAGAACGCTATGTCGCGGCCGCCGAACTCGTCTCCAAGGATGCCGCCCTGTCCATCAGCCGTGTCTGTTGA
- a CDS encoding ferritin-like domain-containing protein, with amino-acid sequence MQHLDLRATVHTRLSWDYTPRAPRLGSLNRRARDGQWDADADIDWSIPVPFGAPLADGTDFARASFEASPMAGRGRPMWDTFRWELQAWLVSQFLHGEQAALVVAARLVESLPTVEAKLCAASQATDEARHVEVFARYLRENVPDPYPVNADLRELLEDILGDSRWDVTALGMQIMVEALAMAAFRLAGSTFHDALIRRITTLVARDEARHVSFGVVSLEEVYRELSSAELADREELVLDAASLMRRRFLLSDVWERLDVDRDAGVAYAAADPAMVLYRQTVFARVVSALVHIGLMTDRVRQGLRDLDLLSYGSVPRRLARRDDRLGRV; translated from the coding sequence ATGCAGCACCTCGATCTGCGGGCTACGGTGCACACCCGGCTGTCGTGGGACTACACGCCCCGCGCGCCACGGCTCGGGTCCCTCAACCGGCGGGCCCGCGACGGACAGTGGGACGCCGACGCCGACATCGACTGGTCGATTCCCGTGCCGTTCGGCGCGCCGCTCGCGGACGGCACCGACTTCGCGCGCGCCTCGTTCGAGGCCTCGCCGATGGCCGGGCGCGGTCGCCCCATGTGGGACACCTTCCGCTGGGAGCTGCAGGCCTGGCTGGTCAGCCAGTTCCTGCACGGCGAACAGGCCGCCCTGGTGGTGGCCGCCCGGCTGGTGGAGTCCCTGCCGACCGTCGAGGCCAAGCTGTGCGCCGCGAGCCAGGCCACCGACGAGGCCCGGCACGTGGAGGTCTTCGCGCGCTATCTGCGGGAGAACGTCCCCGATCCGTATCCCGTCAACGCGGATCTGCGGGAGCTGCTGGAGGACATACTGGGCGACTCCCGCTGGGATGTGACGGCCCTGGGCATGCAGATCATGGTGGAGGCGCTGGCGATGGCCGCCTTCCGGCTGGCCGGCAGCACCTTTCACGACGCTCTGATCCGCCGGATCACCACGCTGGTGGCCCGCGACGAGGCCCGGCACGTCTCCTTCGGGGTGGTCTCCCTGGAGGAGGTCTACCGGGAGCTGTCGAGCGCGGAACTGGCCGACCGGGAGGAACTCGTCCTGGACGCGGCCTCGTTGATGCGCAGGCGTTTCCTGCTCTCCGACGTCTGGGAGCGGCTGGACGTCGACCGGGACGCGGGAGTGGCCTACGCCGCCGCGGATCCGGCGATGGTGCTGTACCGGCAGACGGTGTTCGCCCGTGTGGTGTCCGCGCTGGTGCACATCGGCCTGATGACGGACCGGGTACGGCAGGGGCTGCGGGACCTCGATCTGCTGAGCTACGGCTCGGTGCCCCGCCGGCTGGCCCGGCGCGACGACCGACTGGGGAGAGTGTGA
- a CDS encoding alpha/beta fold hydrolase has translation MDIALKTGVTLSYDIFGDPEGSPVILVPGQHQANLFNQMQVPYLTKRGHRVITFDHRGVPPSEETPPPYTMEGLAEDVAALIEQLGVGPCAIVGYSLGATIILELAVERPELLTRAVLVGVPWKPSALHRAIREDALERLRAGVVMPPVMEGIYRAMYLFGPRALNRNAFIEPYLEGLRGLAAAGGHGALGHAEASAAYDPDPARIAGITVPCLVVGMEHDIMAPYPMARELAKLIPGAEYREIKNSGHAALLEKPTEVNTLLAEYLGVEAQAPTVR, from the coding sequence GTGGACATCGCATTGAAGACGGGCGTGACCCTGAGCTACGACATCTTCGGGGATCCGGAAGGCAGCCCGGTGATTCTGGTCCCCGGACAGCACCAGGCCAACCTCTTCAACCAGATGCAGGTCCCCTATCTGACCAAGCGCGGCCACCGGGTCATCACCTTCGACCACCGGGGCGTACCGCCGTCCGAGGAGACCCCGCCGCCGTACACGATGGAGGGCCTGGCCGAGGACGTCGCCGCGCTGATCGAGCAGCTGGGGGTGGGCCCCTGTGCCATCGTCGGCTACTCCCTGGGCGCCACGATCATTCTGGAACTCGCCGTCGAGCGGCCGGAGTTGCTCACCCGCGCCGTCCTGGTGGGCGTGCCGTGGAAGCCGAGCGCGCTGCACCGGGCGATCCGTGAGGACGCCCTGGAGCGGCTGCGGGCGGGTGTGGTGATGCCGCCCGTGATGGAGGGCATCTACCGGGCGATGTATCTGTTCGGCCCGCGGGCGCTGAACCGGAACGCCTTCATCGAGCCCTACCTCGAAGGCCTGCGCGGGCTCGCCGCCGCCGGGGGCCACGGTGCCCTCGGCCACGCGGAGGCGTCTGCGGCGTACGACCCCGATCCCGCGCGGATCGCCGGGATCACCGTCCCGTGCCTGGTCGTGGGCATGGAGCACGACATCATGGCGCCCTATCCGATGGCCCGGGAACTGGCCAAGCTGATCCCCGGGGCCGAGTACCGGGAGATCAAGAACAGCGGTCACGCGGCCCTGCTGGAGAAGCCGACCGAGGTGAACACGCTGCTTGCCGAATACCTCGGGGTGGAGGCGCAGGCGCCGACCGTGCGTTGA
- a CDS encoding ABC transporter permease yields the protein MTAATTQASGATQASGTTGLWAQSTLIGGRVLKHFVRSPMMLLATFGFPLLQLFMLLATFRILVRDTLGESYVVRLAPLIILVTAFSAIGSSAIAFWVDIRSGVFSRLRAMPINALSILFGRMLGDLVRIMGIAVLVSLIAYLPGFRFEQGVGAALGFFVLVALFGLMCTSIAVVAALSAPYPPVIMRWVQMPTLALTMMSSGYMPLDAFPDAVRPVVAANPVSTAVEALVGLSHGGPLLVPVLATLAWTVGVSVLCAVVMVRKFRSFVAG from the coding sequence GTGACGGCCGCAACGACCCAGGCGAGTGGAGCCACTCAGGCGAGCGGTACGACCGGTCTGTGGGCGCAGTCCACGCTGATCGGCGGCCGGGTCCTCAAGCACTTCGTCCGCAGCCCGATGATGCTGCTGGCCACCTTCGGCTTTCCGCTGCTGCAGCTGTTCATGCTGCTGGCCACCTTCCGCATCCTGGTCCGCGACACCCTGGGCGAGAGCTATGTGGTGCGGCTCGCGCCCCTGATCATCCTCGTCACCGCCTTCTCGGCGATCGGATCCAGCGCGATCGCCTTCTGGGTCGACATCCGCAGCGGGGTCTTCAGCCGGCTGCGCGCCATGCCGATCAACGCCCTGTCCATCCTGTTCGGCCGGATGCTCGGCGACCTCGTCCGGATCATGGGCATCGCCGTGCTCGTGTCGCTGATCGCCTACCTTCCCGGCTTCCGCTTCGAGCAGGGCGTCGGCGCCGCCCTCGGATTCTTCGTCCTCGTCGCGCTGTTCGGCCTCATGTGCACGTCGATCGCGGTGGTCGCCGCCCTGTCCGCGCCCTATCCGCCGGTCATCATGCGCTGGGTGCAGATGCCGACGCTCGCCCTGACCATGATGTCGTCCGGCTATATGCCGCTCGACGCGTTCCCGGACGCGGTGCGACCCGTGGTGGCAGCCAACCCGGTGTCCACGGCCGTCGAGGCGCTGGTCGGCCTCTCGCACGGCGGCCCGCTGCTGGTCCCCGTACTGGCCACCCTCGCCTGGACCGTGGGCGTGAGCGTGCTGTGCGCGGTCGTCATGGTGCGCAAGTTCCGGAGCTTCGTGGCCGGCTGA
- a CDS encoding NAD(P)/FAD-dependent oxidoreductase: MARVLVIGAGLAGSAVALFCARRGHEVTVLDGGSPPPPGATPDEEVRAWSRKEVPHARQGHAFLALSTRVLREEAPDVLTAFTARGALVTPLEPGSEDATVLSRRLVYEGVVRRAAEAEGSVTVSTGARVTELVTDKEASDVPRVIGARTADGTEHSADLVVDASGRRSRVAHWLAAAGLPAPRETAQPCGFFYLTRHYELRQGHAFPSTTVPIVAELDYGTALVFPGDNDTFQLSTTLAVDDPLKHRLRDPDAYGRFLASVPRTAEWTDRGIPLDDPSPMGHIENRRRTLRDDLGRPVAAGLVLVGDAALQTNPTFGRGVSLALTHAQHLARTAEEAAADPAAYTAGFEEWTDGRLGVWFEIQLATDRARFAQLKAGLRGEHAPPADDLPNRFVRAMAVLREDDPEIRTAALRLYNMLMTPQELMADRTVARRILAFLREHPLPEVRTPGPDRATFEAVVAGDSVRDLSAPTAHP, encoded by the coding sequence ATGGCACGCGTCCTGGTGATCGGGGCCGGACTCGCCGGCTCGGCCGTGGCGCTCTTCTGCGCCCGCCGTGGCCACGAGGTCACCGTGCTGGACGGCGGCAGCCCGCCCCCGCCGGGTGCCACGCCCGATGAGGAGGTACGCGCCTGGTCCCGCAAGGAGGTGCCGCACGCCCGGCAGGGGCACGCGTTCCTCGCCCTGTCCACGCGCGTCCTGCGCGAGGAGGCCCCCGACGTCCTGACCGCCTTCACCGCGCGCGGCGCCCTGGTCACCCCGCTGGAGCCGGGCTCCGAGGACGCCACCGTGCTCAGCCGCCGACTCGTCTACGAGGGTGTGGTGCGCCGGGCCGCGGAGGCCGAGGGGAGCGTCACGGTCTCAACCGGCGCCCGGGTGACGGAACTTGTGACGGACAAAGAGGCGAGCGATGTGCCCCGGGTGATCGGTGCGCGGACCGCGGACGGCACCGAGCACAGCGCGGACCTCGTCGTCGACGCCAGTGGCCGCCGCTCGCGGGTCGCCCACTGGCTGGCCGCGGCCGGACTGCCCGCGCCCCGGGAGACCGCGCAGCCGTGCGGCTTCTTCTACCTGACCCGGCACTACGAACTCCGTCAGGGCCACGCCTTCCCGTCGACGACCGTTCCGATCGTCGCCGAGCTGGACTACGGAACCGCCCTGGTCTTTCCCGGGGACAACGACACCTTCCAGCTCTCCACGACCCTGGCCGTGGACGACCCGCTCAAGCACCGGCTGCGGGACCCGGACGCGTACGGCCGCTTCCTGGCGTCGGTGCCCCGCACGGCCGAGTGGACCGACCGCGGCATTCCGCTCGACGACCCGAGCCCCATGGGCCACATCGAGAACCGTCGCCGCACCCTGCGCGACGACCTGGGGAGGCCGGTGGCCGCCGGACTGGTCCTGGTGGGCGACGCGGCCCTGCAGACCAACCCGACCTTCGGCCGCGGTGTCTCGCTCGCCCTCACCCACGCCCAGCACCTCGCCCGCACCGCCGAGGAGGCGGCCGCCGATCCGGCCGCGTACACGGCAGGGTTCGAGGAGTGGACCGACGGCCGGCTCGGGGTGTGGTTCGAGATCCAACTGGCCACCGACCGGGCCCGGTTCGCCCAGCTCAAGGCGGGGCTGCGGGGCGAGCACGCACCGCCCGCGGACGACCTGCCCAACCGTTTCGTACGGGCGATGGCCGTGCTCCGGGAGGACGACCCGGAGATCAGGACCGCGGCCCTGCGCCTCTACAACATGCTGATGACGCCCCAGGAACTGATGGCCGACCGCACCGTGGCGCGGCGCATCCTCGCCTTTCTGCGTGAGCATCCCCTGCCCGAGGTACGCACCCCGGGTCCTGACCGGGCCACCTTCGAGGCCGTGGTCGCCGGAGATTCCGTCCGGGACCTGTCAGCTCCAACGGCACATCCGTAG
- a CDS encoding class I SAM-dependent methyltransferase, with product MTTGATEANRATDAAGSAQALSVRLFLAGLGAAELMTAYLGIRLGLYVELAKAPATAGEFALRAGIDRRYAREWLEQQAAAGILTTDQSEENPQRRVFTLPSGHAEALTDLDSPFSIAPLVLLPIGGMASVLPRVADAFRTGQGIPYAEYGAELRGGQAGLNKPVFRHQLAGWIAATLPDVHAALGGAGGRIADVACGSGWSSIALAQAYPRARVHGLDLDERSVADARHNAAEAGVADRVEFEVRDAADPDLAGRYDLVCVFDALHDMARPVEVLRACRSLLAPDGTVLLMEPNVGERFTAPAPETERFQYAVSLLHCLPVGLAEEESAATGTVMRPATVRAYAAEAGFRQVKVLPVRHTFHRLYRLR from the coding sequence ATGACCACGGGAGCAACGGAAGCAAACCGTGCGACGGACGCGGCGGGTTCCGCGCAGGCACTGTCGGTACGGCTGTTCCTGGCCGGCCTCGGCGCGGCGGAGCTGATGACCGCGTATCTGGGCATCCGCCTCGGCCTGTACGTGGAGCTCGCCAAGGCGCCCGCGACCGCGGGTGAGTTCGCGCTGCGGGCAGGCATCGACCGGCGATACGCCCGCGAGTGGCTGGAACAGCAGGCGGCGGCAGGCATTCTGACGACAGATCAGTCCGAGGAGAACCCGCAGCGGCGGGTCTTCACACTGCCCTCCGGGCATGCCGAGGCCCTCACCGACCTGGACAGCCCCTTCTCCATCGCCCCGCTCGTCCTCCTGCCGATCGGCGGGATGGCATCGGTGCTCCCCCGGGTCGCCGACGCGTTCCGCACCGGGCAGGGCATTCCGTACGCCGAGTACGGCGCCGAACTCCGGGGCGGGCAGGCCGGTTTGAACAAGCCGGTCTTCCGGCACCAGCTGGCCGGCTGGATCGCGGCGACGCTGCCGGACGTGCATGCCGCGCTCGGCGGCGCGGGCGGCCGGATCGCCGACGTCGCCTGCGGATCGGGCTGGTCGTCGATCGCGCTGGCCCAGGCCTATCCGCGGGCCCGGGTGCACGGCCTCGACCTGGACGAGCGGTCGGTGGCGGACGCGCGGCACAACGCGGCGGAGGCCGGGGTCGCGGACCGGGTGGAGTTCGAGGTGCGGGACGCGGCCGATCCGGACCTGGCGGGCCGCTACGACCTGGTGTGCGTCTTCGACGCGCTGCACGACATGGCCCGCCCGGTGGAGGTGCTCCGGGCCTGCCGCTCGCTGCTGGCCCCGGACGGCACCGTACTGCTGATGGAGCCCAATGTCGGCGAGCGCTTCACCGCGCCGGCCCCGGAGACCGAGCGCTTCCAGTACGCGGTGAGCCTGCTGCACTGCCTCCCCGTCGGCCTGGCCGAGGAGGAGTCGGCGGCCACGGGCACGGTGATGCGGCCCGCGACGGTGCGGGCGTACGCGGCCGAGGCGGGGTTCCGGCAGGTCAAGGTGCTGCCGGTGCGGCATACGTTTCACCGCCTGTACCGGTTGCGGTGA